The following coding sequences are from one Arthrobacter sp. 24S4-2 window:
- the trmB gene encoding tRNA (guanosine(46)-N7)-methyltransferase TrmB, producing MSESPETPEPTNAQTPEAAPASAQESAPEPSQAARPVTPGSQASFGTYGGRPVSFVRRGTRLQGRRQLAWEEHSDRWAVDVPRHIANTSVHPDYVFDAESEFGRKAPLIVEIGSGLGDAVCHAAEENPGWDFLAVEVYTPGLANTMIKINSRKLSNVRVVEANAPEVLATMLPAGSVSEVWVFFPDPWHKSRHHKRRLIQPEFAALVATALQPGGLFRVATDWSNYAVHVRDVMDGSADFVNLHDGERKGPESPLTQVWQSGVESLVGGAPVKEGRAPVSTEHTGPNEGVDETGGWAPRFEGRIRTSFENKAHEAGRLIFDLCYRRL from the coding sequence ATGAGTGAATCCCCAGAAACCCCTGAACCGACGAACGCCCAAACGCCGGAGGCCGCACCGGCTTCAGCCCAGGAATCAGCCCCGGAACCGTCCCAGGCGGCCCGTCCGGTAACCCCTGGGAGCCAGGCTTCGTTCGGCACATACGGCGGGCGGCCGGTCAGTTTCGTGCGCCGCGGCACCCGCCTGCAGGGACGCCGGCAGCTGGCCTGGGAGGAGCATTCGGACCGCTGGGCAGTGGACGTTCCGCGGCACATCGCCAACACCTCCGTACACCCGGACTACGTGTTCGACGCCGAGTCGGAGTTTGGCCGCAAGGCGCCCCTAATCGTGGAGATCGGCTCGGGACTGGGCGATGCTGTCTGCCATGCGGCCGAAGAGAACCCAGGCTGGGACTTCCTTGCCGTGGAGGTCTACACGCCGGGCCTTGCCAACACCATGATCAAGATCAACAGCCGCAAGCTCAGCAACGTCCGGGTGGTCGAAGCCAACGCCCCGGAGGTGCTTGCCACCATGCTGCCCGCGGGCTCCGTCAGCGAGGTCTGGGTCTTCTTCCCCGACCCCTGGCACAAGTCCCGCCACCACAAGCGCCGTCTGATCCAGCCTGAGTTCGCCGCCCTCGTCGCGACAGCTCTGCAGCCGGGCGGCCTGTTCCGGGTGGCCACGGACTGGTCCAACTACGCCGTGCATGTCCGCGATGTCATGGACGGCTCCGCCGACTTCGTGAACCTGCACGACGGCGAGCGTAAGGGACCCGAAAGCCCCCTCACCCAGGTGTGGCAGTCCGGCGTCGAGTCCCTGGTGGGCGGCGCGCCCGTGAAGGAGGGCCGCGCGCCGGTCAGCACTGAACATACCGGCCCGAACGAGGGCGTGGATGAAACCGGCGGCTGGGCACCGCGGTTCGAGGGGCGCATCCGGACCAGCTTCGAAAACAAGGCCCACGAAGCCGGCCGCCTCATCTTCGATCTTTGCTACCGGCGGCTGTAG